A part of Leptospira wolffii serovar Khorat str. Khorat-H2 genomic DNA contains:
- a CDS encoding RNA polymerase sigma factor, translating to MRDFTVLVKEASQGEEPAFNELMTRFEKYVSAQASKRIRDEAKAEDLSQEVFLEAWKVLPNLRQPEAFPFLLRRLVLKHSDRILRKKDLTGTELNAEITRATPANGDGWRKEVLEALDELPAEEKELLDLRYFGELSYEEITEKTGIPIGNLKNKLRRSRELLRRQLLNKSDRKEWLEVLHGPMAKAS from the coding sequence ATGCGCGATTTTACAGTACTAGTCAAGGAAGCTTCCCAAGGCGAAGAACCGGCGTTCAACGAGCTCATGACCCGTTTCGAAAAATATGTGAGTGCCCAGGCCTCGAAAAGAATTCGGGATGAGGCGAAAGCGGAAGACCTGAGCCAGGAAGTCTTCTTGGAGGCCTGGAAGGTTCTACCGAATCTCAGACAGCCGGAAGCTTTCCCGTTTCTTCTCCGAAGACTCGTACTCAAGCATTCGGATCGGATCCTGAGAAAGAAGGATTTGACCGGCACGGAACTCAACGCCGAAATCACAAGAGCGACGCCGGCTAATGGAGACGGGTGGAGAAAAGAAGTCCTGGAAGCTCTGGACGAACTTCCCGCCGAAGAGAAAGAACTTTTGGATCTTAGATATTTCGGAGAATTGAGCTACGAGGAAATCACTGAGAAAACCGGAATCCCGATAGGCAATCTTAAGAATAAGTTGAGAAGAAGCCGGGAGTTGCTTCGTAGGCAATTGCTGAACAAATCGGACAGAAAAGAATGGTTGGAAGTCCTACACGGCCCTATGGCGAAGGCATCCTAA
- a CDS encoding RDD family protein, whose translation MRYAHPIKRIIAQFLDFFLGFLYAMWVPVFFAGLVIDSPRFRENESVRELVLIGSASVYPLLNLFLVSSRFRGSIGKILMRIQITDLEGNRIGFLKAFARTVFKAVSASLFLIPWMVAFFDSRKQTVHDKIVDTLVLEK comes from the coding sequence ATGAGATACGCACATCCGATCAAAAGAATCATCGCACAATTTCTGGACTTTTTTCTCGGTTTTCTTTATGCCATGTGGGTACCGGTCTTTTTCGCGGGACTCGTGATCGATTCGCCCCGGTTTAGAGAAAATGAATCCGTAAGGGAGCTGGTTTTAATCGGTTCCGCATCGGTTTATCCGCTTCTAAATCTGTTTCTCGTCAGTTCTAGATTCCGTGGATCCATAGGTAAAATTCTCATGAGGATCCAAATTACCGATTTGGAAGGAAATCGGATCGGTTTCTTAAAAGCGTTTGCTCGCACCGTTTTTAAAGCAGTCTCGGCTAGTTTATTTTTGATCCCGTGGATGGTTGCATTCTTCGATTCGCGAAAGCAAACCGTTCACGATAAAATCGTAGATACTCTGGTTTTGGAAAAGTAA
- a CDS encoding YqjF family protein, translated as MKQVWEDLLFAHWSVPVSILRPLVPKQLEIDMYHGQTWIGVVPFHMSGIRMHYLPEIPFTSRFAEINVRVYVTLDGKPGVYFFSLDAANYLAVKVARAFYYLPYYYAKFNILSDKNRIHYDSSRYPLGDRFRFLGEYRPESDVYNAEKGSLEYWLTERYCLYSNRKDRIYRCEILHEPWPLQKASAEIRTNTMVDLPGFRLPDTSPLLHFSKRIEVITWGLERVI; from the coding sequence ATGAAGCAGGTCTGGGAGGATCTACTCTTCGCTCATTGGTCGGTGCCCGTTTCCATATTAAGACCTCTAGTTCCAAAGCAATTGGAGATCGATATGTATCACGGCCAGACATGGATAGGAGTCGTGCCTTTTCATATGAGCGGAATTCGAATGCATTATTTGCCGGAGATTCCTTTCACCTCCCGATTTGCAGAGATAAACGTAAGGGTCTATGTAACTCTGGATGGAAAGCCGGGAGTATATTTCTTCAGCCTAGATGCGGCGAATTATTTGGCTGTAAAAGTCGCGAGAGCCTTTTATTATCTTCCCTATTATTATGCGAAGTTTAATATTCTTTCCGATAAGAATCGGATTCATTACGATTCTTCCAGATATCCTTTGGGTGATCGATTCCGTTTTTTAGGAGAATATCGTCCTGAAAGCGATGTTTACAATGCGGAGAAGGGGAGCCTGGAATATTGGTTAACGGAAAGATATTGTTTGTATTCGAATCGAAAGGATAGAATTTATCGTTGCGAGATACTTCATGAACCATGGCCTCTACAGAAGGCTTCTGCGGAAATCCGAACCAATACGATGGTGGATTTGCCGGGGTTTAGGCTGCCGGATACTTCTCCTCTTTTGCATTTTTCCAAGAGGATAGAAGTGATTACTTGGGGGCTGGAAAGGGTGATATAA
- a CDS encoding sugar phosphate nucleotidyltransferase, translating into MVRRAFFPGAGFGTRMKELTKNLPKPLLKVYNIPLIYYSLFWGKYWGIKEAVVNVHYLGDKIREELRGFSEFKLDISEEKPDILGTGGGIRTGIHRYWNLKDDFLVINPDFLFFAAPSFSPWPNEEEKGNFDCILFLAESDPTQSYTGLSLSEGKVSFEKGGYFYLGLSWMKASCLSSISPDKYYDLSDTFRELAAKGRLGGKVFPGTFLDLGEKEFYEAHRNTDFSNRLPKEWISFRDNIK; encoded by the coding sequence TTGGTCCGAAGGGCATTCTTTCCTGGAGCGGGATTCGGCACCCGCATGAAGGAATTAACGAAAAACCTACCCAAACCGCTATTAAAAGTATATAATATACCTCTTATTTACTACTCCTTATTTTGGGGAAAATATTGGGGAATAAAAGAAGCCGTCGTAAACGTCCATTATTTGGGAGACAAGATCCGCGAAGAATTACGAGGGTTCTCCGAATTCAAACTGGATATCTCGGAGGAAAAGCCGGACATACTAGGAACCGGAGGGGGAATCCGTACCGGTATCCATAGATATTGGAATCTAAAGGACGATTTCCTGGTGATCAATCCGGACTTTCTATTCTTCGCGGCCCCGTCTTTCTCTCCTTGGCCGAACGAAGAGGAAAAAGGGAATTTCGACTGCATCCTTTTTCTGGCAGAATCCGATCCTACACAATCCTACACGGGTCTTTCGCTTTCGGAAGGCAAAGTAAGTTTCGAGAAAGGCGGATATTTTTATTTGGGACTTTCTTGGATGAAAGCTTCTTGTCTGTCCTCAATTTCTCCCGACAAATACTACGATCTATCGGATACCTTTCGAGAATTGGCGGCAAAAGGAAGATTAGGAGGCAAAGTTTTTCCGGGGACCTTTCTGGATTTAGGAGAGAAGGAATTTTACGAGGCCCATCGAAATACCGATTTTTCGAATCGACTCCCGAAAGAATGGATCTCTTTTCGCGATAATATCAAATAA
- a CDS encoding phosphotransferase, giving the protein MNEVLGEIDLRFLIQDGKFPDKVDLLTPEASARRYYRVTYPDGDTKILCKDGVFQHDFIEIGSFLEHHGFHVPKIFRTDVLNKLILLSDEGDSDLSSVTDDATYRDLLVQAIQLLISLQKLRPEPPVSGREFDYEKLNFENQFTYSSFERFSEMFGIKTRLRPEVKFFLEEASGFLSEYKEKVFCHRDFHARNIMLSPEGKLTLIDFQDARMGTPFYDLASLLYDAYRPIPFAMRQGLFLLFLKSTTAQYPKPKECYYLQCLQRSYKALGSYFMLVADKKQDKYRVSILNCLDNLLEIVQVGLFPDQLFLFFHLLKKELLASESFRSGSRI; this is encoded by the coding sequence ATGAACGAAGTACTAGGAGAAATAGATCTTCGCTTTCTGATCCAAGACGGTAAATTTCCGGACAAGGTGGACTTACTCACTCCCGAAGCCTCCGCCAGAAGATATTACAGAGTGACCTATCCGGACGGAGATACCAAAATCCTGTGCAAGGACGGGGTCTTCCAACACGACTTCATCGAAATCGGAAGCTTCCTGGAACACCACGGCTTCCATGTTCCCAAAATCTTTCGAACCGATGTACTCAACAAATTGATCCTACTCTCGGACGAGGGCGATTCGGATCTAAGCTCGGTTACGGACGACGCGACTTACAGGGACCTGCTGGTTCAAGCCATACAATTACTGATTTCCTTGCAAAAGCTAAGGCCTGAGCCGCCCGTTTCGGGAAGGGAGTTCGATTACGAAAAATTAAACTTCGAGAATCAATTTACCTATTCCTCCTTCGAAAGATTCTCCGAAATGTTCGGAATTAAGACTAGACTAAGACCGGAGGTAAAATTCTTCCTGGAAGAGGCCTCCGGTTTTCTTTCCGAATACAAGGAGAAGGTATTCTGCCATAGGGATTTTCACGCTCGCAATATCATGTTGTCTCCCGAAGGAAAGCTAACCCTCATAGATTTCCAGGATGCCAGAATGGGTACGCCGTTCTACGACTTAGCAAGCCTTCTTTACGACGCTTACAGACCGATTCCTTTCGCGATGCGCCAAGGGCTTTTCCTTTTGTTTCTAAAGTCCACGACCGCACAATATCCTAAACCGAAGGAATGCTATTATCTGCAATGTTTACAAAGATCCTATAAGGCTCTCGGATCCTATTTTATGTTAGTTGCTGATAAGAAACAGGATAAATACAGGGTGAGCATTCTGAATTGCTTGGACAATCTACTCGAGATCGTCCAAGTAGGACTTTTTCCGGACCAACTCTTTCTGTTCTTTCATTTGCTCAAGAAGGAACTTTTGGCGAGCGAATCCTTTAGATCCGGATCGAGGATTTAA
- a CDS encoding response regulator: MTTRGNPNVLVIDDEAEIRTALERVISREGYHVFLAEDFDSAMRIVRDQQVDIVISDILMAGKDGIEVAREIKKYNSNIPVILITGNPQLHTAEEALRNRVFDYIYKPVSRQNILAALENARREKEERDRKSKKILKAVREKTHLAQQSKDLNYRNSLILETTGDCVITLDDDLVIHGANEATIRNFGYEEGDIIGQKISLLISEENRKTYLERIQHLINRRTGHNIARLHNAELISRTGEKINFDISVCRYELNGKTYYTGIARDITQKNIISEKLIDAERRAFLTTIASSIGHEINNALTAVQGFIEVARLPDADETIKDKAIQVTWNQITKLKNLTFNLLQLGKPGDLARDRELLDLNEVVESVIEVFRKTTRLKYCEIVFQRSSEKMLVNSNSDQLSLLFSNIFLNSADATENKGRIEISVIEKNRHPMVKISDNGVGMSQETMRKIFQPYFTTKKTGQGTGLGMFVAKEIADIFGIRIEIESEPEKGAEFRLVFPDKLQN, encoded by the coding sequence ATGACGACTCGGGGGAATCCCAACGTATTAGTGATAGACGACGAGGCGGAGATACGTACCGCCTTGGAAAGGGTAATCTCCCGCGAAGGCTATCACGTTTTTCTAGCCGAGGATTTCGATTCCGCGATGCGGATCGTAAGGGACCAGCAGGTAGATATCGTCATCTCCGATATTCTCATGGCGGGAAAAGACGGAATCGAAGTCGCAAGAGAAATTAAAAAATATAATTCTAATATTCCGGTTATCTTAATTACCGGAAATCCCCAATTGCATACTGCCGAAGAGGCTCTTCGAAACAGAGTTTTCGATTATATTTACAAACCCGTAAGTAGGCAAAACATTCTTGCCGCATTGGAAAACGCGAGAAGGGAAAAAGAGGAAAGGGATAGAAAATCCAAAAAGATCTTAAAGGCTGTAAGGGAGAAAACCCATCTAGCCCAACAATCCAAGGATTTGAATTATCGCAATAGTCTAATTCTGGAAACCACCGGCGATTGCGTCATCACTCTCGACGACGATCTTGTGATACACGGAGCCAACGAAGCGACGATACGCAATTTCGGCTACGAAGAAGGCGATATCATAGGGCAGAAAATTTCCCTTCTTATTTCGGAGGAAAATCGGAAAACTTACCTGGAAAGGATCCAACATCTGATCAATCGCAGGACCGGGCATAATATAGCAAGATTGCATAACGCGGAATTGATCAGCAGAACCGGGGAAAAAATCAATTTCGACATCTCCGTTTGCCGTTACGAGCTGAACGGTAAGACTTACTACACCGGAATCGCGAGGGATATCACCCAGAAAAACATCATTTCCGAAAAGTTGATAGACGCGGAAAGAAGAGCCTTTCTAACCACAATCGCGTCCAGTATCGGACACGAGATCAATAACGCATTAACCGCTGTACAGGGATTCATAGAAGTCGCAAGATTGCCCGATGCGGACGAGACGATCAAAGACAAGGCAATCCAGGTGACCTGGAATCAGATCACAAAACTGAAAAACCTGACATTCAACCTACTGCAACTCGGAAAACCGGGCGACTTGGCGAGAGATCGAGAACTGCTGGATCTGAACGAAGTCGTGGAATCCGTAATCGAAGTATTTCGTAAGACCACTCGTTTAAAATATTGTGAAATCGTTTTCCAGAGATCTTCGGAGAAGATGCTCGTGAACTCCAACTCGGATCAATTAAGCCTCCTCTTCTCCAATATTTTCCTAAATTCCGCCGACGCTACAGAGAATAAGGGAAGAATAGAAATTTCAGTGATCGAAAAGAACCGTCATCCTATGGTCAAGATCAGCGATAACGGAGTCGGCATGAGCCAGGAAACCATGCGAAAGATTTTTCAACCCTATTTCACCACCAAGAAGACCGGTCAAGGAACGGGATTGGGAATGTTTGTCGCAAAGGAGATCGCCGATATCTTCGGGATCCGGATCGAAATCGAATCGGAACCCGAAAAAGGCGCCGAATTCCGCTTGGTCTTTCCTGACAAATTGCAGAACTAG